Proteins found in one Anabas testudineus chromosome 1, fAnaTes1.2, whole genome shotgun sequence genomic segment:
- the ifngr1 gene encoding interferon gamma receptor 1 isoform X1 encodes MLLVAALLLCGVSTATVPPPTDVIVTCNNFKTSVSWKYSEQQPPTSFIVYVDTDAKPFCNNTTDHECDLSSFVWESEQHYLDALSVTVTAVQEGNQSELVESQLFTFNSLKTASLTCGLDFPPDVQLTVEELRATVRFRNPLHFYKELKQVTKQEGASFEFSVCTEREVYDASCTVEDDICEHSFSFPEGVEQFVTLKGTLCSKNCMGKVLFKQTEPIYPTNPTKVLEVTLALMLGILIFIIVVVTAVICKVKVWTVKEKPPPRCLQMEDFPPRLLPPHPHFCEMTAAVTLTSSEVNKRCSFSSEDYDDDPTDKLLDQSSFSQSRNVGYQDGNLSDSNQDLASGDSSTDGVSTDNSGETECVSMDFEEHCNYDSPKFVKDIDNTR; translated from the exons ATGCTGCTGGtcgctgctctgctgctctgtggagttTCTACAGCGACAG TTCCACCTCCAACAGATGTTATTGTGACCTGCAACAACTTTAAAACCTCAGTGAGCTGGAAATACAGCGAACAGCAACCACCAACCAGCTTCATCGTATATGTGGATACTGATGCTAA gCCTTTTTGTAATAATACAACAGACCATGAGTGTGATCTGAGCTCCTTCGTCTGGGAATCTGAACAACACTACCTGGACGCCCTTTCCGTCACTGTAACAGCCGTACAGGAAGGAAACCAGTCTGAATTAGTAGAATCTCAGTTATTCACCTTTAACAGTTTGAAGACTGCTTCTCTAACAT GTGGTTTGGATTTCCCTCCAGACGTCCAGCTGACTGTCGAGGAGTTGAGGGCCACAGTCAGGTTCAGAAATCCCCTTCACTTCTACAAAGAACTGAAGCAGGTCACCAAACAGGAAGGTGCCTCCTTCGAATTCAGTGTCTGTACAGAGAGA GAAGTATATGATGCTTCTTGCACAGTGGAGGACGACATCTGCGAACATAGTTTCTCTTTTCCTGAGGGCGTCGAGCAGTTCGTCACTCTGAAAGGAACGTTGTGCAGCAAGAACTGTATGGGAAAGGTGCTGTTCAAACAGACCGAGCCCATCTACCCCACTAACCCAACTA AGGTCCTTGAGGTGACACTTGCTTTAATGCTGGGAATCCTCATCTTCATAATCGTTGTAGTGACAGCCGTCATCTGTAAGGTGAAGGTCTGGACGGTCAAAGAGAAACCTCCTCCCCGCTGCCTG CAGATGGAAGATTTTCCACCTCGTCTTTTGCCACCTCATCCTCATTTCTGCGAAATGACAGCTGCAGTGACTCTCACAAGCTCAGAAGTCAACAAAAGATGTTCATTCAGCTCAGAGGACTACGACGACGACCCCACGGACAAGCTCCTGGACCAAAGTTCCTTTTCCCAGTCTCGTAATGTAGGATACCAGGACGGCAATCTGTCAGACAGCAACCAGGACCTGGCGAGTGGGGACAGCAGTACAGACGGTGTCTCCACGGACAACTCGGGGGAAACTGAGTGTGTGTCGATGGATTTTGAGGAGCACTGTAACTACGACAGCCCAAAGTTTGTGAAGGACATTGATAATACAAGATAA
- the ifngr1 gene encoding interferon gamma receptor 1 isoform X2 produces MLLVAALLLCGVSTATVPPPTDVIVTCNNFKTSVSWKYSEQQPPTSFIVYVDTDAKPFCNNTTDHECDLSSFVWESEQHYLDALSVTVTAVQEGNQSELVESQLFTFNSLKTASLTCGLDFPPDVQLTVEELRATVRFRNPLHFYKELKQVTKQEGASFEFSVCTEREVYDASCTVEDDICEHSFSFPEGVEQFVTLKGTLCSKNCMGKVLFKQTEPIYPTNPTKVLEVTLALMLGILIFIIVVVTAVICKVKVWTVKEKPPPRCLMEDFPPRLLPPHPHFCEMTAAVTLTSSEVNKRCSFSSEDYDDDPTDKLLDQSSFSQSRNVGYQDGNLSDSNQDLASGDSSTDGVSTDNSGETECVSMDFEEHCNYDSPKFVKDIDNTR; encoded by the exons ATGCTGCTGGtcgctgctctgctgctctgtggagttTCTACAGCGACAG TTCCACCTCCAACAGATGTTATTGTGACCTGCAACAACTTTAAAACCTCAGTGAGCTGGAAATACAGCGAACAGCAACCACCAACCAGCTTCATCGTATATGTGGATACTGATGCTAA gCCTTTTTGTAATAATACAACAGACCATGAGTGTGATCTGAGCTCCTTCGTCTGGGAATCTGAACAACACTACCTGGACGCCCTTTCCGTCACTGTAACAGCCGTACAGGAAGGAAACCAGTCTGAATTAGTAGAATCTCAGTTATTCACCTTTAACAGTTTGAAGACTGCTTCTCTAACAT GTGGTTTGGATTTCCCTCCAGACGTCCAGCTGACTGTCGAGGAGTTGAGGGCCACAGTCAGGTTCAGAAATCCCCTTCACTTCTACAAAGAACTGAAGCAGGTCACCAAACAGGAAGGTGCCTCCTTCGAATTCAGTGTCTGTACAGAGAGA GAAGTATATGATGCTTCTTGCACAGTGGAGGACGACATCTGCGAACATAGTTTCTCTTTTCCTGAGGGCGTCGAGCAGTTCGTCACTCTGAAAGGAACGTTGTGCAGCAAGAACTGTATGGGAAAGGTGCTGTTCAAACAGACCGAGCCCATCTACCCCACTAACCCAACTA AGGTCCTTGAGGTGACACTTGCTTTAATGCTGGGAATCCTCATCTTCATAATCGTTGTAGTGACAGCCGTCATCTGTAAGGTGAAGGTCTGGACGGTCAAAGAGAAACCTCCTCCCCGCTGCCTG ATGGAAGATTTTCCACCTCGTCTTTTGCCACCTCATCCTCATTTCTGCGAAATGACAGCTGCAGTGACTCTCACAAGCTCAGAAGTCAACAAAAGATGTTCATTCAGCTCAGAGGACTACGACGACGACCCCACGGACAAGCTCCTGGACCAAAGTTCCTTTTCCCAGTCTCGTAATGTAGGATACCAGGACGGCAATCTGTCAGACAGCAACCAGGACCTGGCGAGTGGGGACAGCAGTACAGACGGTGTCTCCACGGACAACTCGGGGGAAACTGAGTGTGTGTCGATGGATTTTGAGGAGCACTGTAACTACGACAGCCCAAAGTTTGTGAAGGACATTGATAATACAAGATAA